In the genome of Anabaena cylindrica PCC 7122, the window AACTTTACCTTCAGCCAGATGAGCGCCCATGTGTGGACAGTAAGCATCAAATATAACTGCTCGTCTATCTTGACCACGATAAATAACTAGTTCTCTCCCCAAAATTGTTACAGGTTTTACTTCACCAACCCGTAACTTTCGAGAAGGTATTACCCAATACCATCCTTCAATAAAACGCTCTGGGTTATTGAAAGTTTTAAATTTCCGGGGGTAGCTCACATTCTCAGTGTTGACATTCATTTTAGGGTTTCACTTGCGGTGAAGCGGTTAATTTAGAGATATCATGTCAAGCTGATCAAAACAGTTATTTTCAGTACTAGGAGAATCATTGAAGCAAATAATTTTTTAAAGTTTAATCTCCAGGCAGATTTTTTTATTTATGTAATAATAATAACAATAATAATTTGGAAATCTGTTATGTTAACTCAGGATAAAAAACAACTTTTAATTGGTCAGGTAACAGAACTAAGTGGTATTTCAATTCGTACAATTCGCTATTATGAAAGCGTGGGTTTAATTAAACCATCAGGACGTACTGAAGGGGGCTTTCGTCAGTTTTCAGCAGATGTGCTAACTCGGTTAGCTTTTATTAAAAGAGCGCAACATCTAGGTTTAAGTTTGGAAGAAATTCGAGATATTCTAGAAGTTTATGACCACGGACAACCCCCTTGTGTTGAAATTCAAGATAAGTTGCAAGAAAAGCTATTACAAATTGATCATCAGATTGAACAATTGCTAACTTTGCGGTCAGAGATAACTGGGTTACTTTCGGGTTGGCAAAGTATGGAAAGCCAACCCCAGGAAACGATTTGTCCTATTATTCAAAATAATTACAGAAATCCAATTTAAATTTTGAAAAATCTTAGGATTAGCTTGCATTGAATCATCTTAAAGCAAGATTTTGAGCGTAGTTTTGTTCTTTTATAAAGATGCGCTTTATTCAGTTATATGGGTAGTAAATGCGAAAATATAAGTAGGTGGGTGGAGAAAAATTAAAATATATTTCATTTTGTGAAATGACTAAAACTCAACCACAATAACGGATCAAAATTAATTTACATATCGTTACACATTTTGGTTATTTCAAGTCCACCTACTTATCATTTCTAACTTTTGACAACTACCCTGAGATAGATAGCAATCCATTGCTAATTATGGAAAAATTAAACCGTGGTATCAGAAAATATTCAGATCATCTTTCATTATTTTTGTCAAAGCGTAAGTCCTAATTTATATAAGAAATAGAAATCAAAAGAAATGTGTAGGCATTTATGAAGTTTTGTAAGTTGTATACCTACCCTTTTTATATCAGGAGCATCCCAATGAAAGCAAAAACATCGAAAATTGTCATTCTGCGCTGCACTCTGTTCAGCGTGATACTAAACTTACATATTTGGGATGCTCCCTTCTATATATAGTGTTCTAATTTATTAAGTTACAGCCATCTCATGGAATAGAAAAAGATTAATCAATCTTAGTTTGGCATTTGATGAATATGACAAAACTATTCAATGGATTATCAAGACAACGTGCAGTAACCAATACTCATTTGTCAAATGACTTTCATAAAAGAGTAGGAATAAGTTATTGGCAACGTCTGGGAAGATTTTATAGTTTTCGTAAAGTGTATAGTTTTTTCAAAACCAAATACAAAATTTTTACCCTAATGGGTACAAAAAACGTCTAGAAATACTAGAAAATTCCATCTTTCAGAATATTTCAGTTAATGAAATTGTGGCAGATATGGAGAAGCAGTCTGTTTTTTTGGGATTGCAACTACCTCGATATATGGTTGAAGAAATTTATAAATTTGCTACAAATACACTTTGTACTGAACCAAAACATGATGATGAGTTTTTAGAATGTGATA includes:
- a CDS encoding heavy metal-responsive transcriptional regulator; amino-acid sequence: MLTQDKKQLLIGQVTELSGISIRTIRYYESVGLIKPSGRTEGGFRQFSADVLTRLAFIKRAQHLGLSLEEIRDILEVYDHGQPPCVEIQDKLQEKLLQIDHQIEQLLTLRSEITGLLSGWQSMESQPQETICPIIQNNYRNPI